A genomic segment from Lignipirellula cremea encodes:
- a CDS encoding CRISPR-associated endonuclease Cas3'' — protein MSHYAHSLPEDSDKSNWETLPQHEIRVAARCREFLGRIDAALEAWGEPLGKWHDLGKYQPDFQAKLTGEAIQIEHAGVGAQWASRGAWRRTGIPVQFAIAGHHTGLANAQANPLPNDRDYGTISRLTLLERLQNNTAAADLVSRIASPETLQVTEPELPGW, from the coding sequence GTGTCGCACTACGCGCATAGTTTGCCGGAGGATTCTGACAAGTCGAACTGGGAGACGCTTCCCCAGCATGAGATACGTGTCGCTGCACGTTGTCGAGAGTTTCTGGGGCGGATCGATGCCGCGCTGGAAGCCTGGGGCGAACCGCTGGGAAAGTGGCATGATCTTGGCAAGTACCAGCCAGATTTTCAAGCGAAGCTCACAGGCGAAGCGATTCAAATCGAACACGCTGGCGTGGGCGCCCAATGGGCCAGTCGTGGAGCGTGGAGAAGAACTGGAATACCGGTTCAATTCGCAATCGCCGGGCATCATACGGGATTGGCGAACGCCCAGGCCAATCCGTTACCGAATGATCGCGACTACGGCACGATCTCCCGCCTGACGTTGCTGGAGCGACTGCAGAACAATACCGCGGCAGCCGATCTTGTCAGTCGTATCGCCAGCCCTGAGACCCTGCAGGTAACGGAGCCGGAATTGCCCGGCTGGTGA
- a CDS encoding PQQ-like beta-propeller repeat protein — MMNLFHSKFLFPARCCVIAVALLGAATACCEAEEPPALSPPRWPGFLGAGATPLHAKSLPLHWSAEQHVAWKTPLSGQGQSSPVIWDDRIFVTSISGALKNDCHVAAVRLTSGELLWDYQTPSAQPVRANYFQSRSAPTPVVDGERVYAFFETGKLIALTHEGKEVWTRDLPAEYGEFEVRIGLAASLLQTAHAVVAVVDHEGPSYILAVDKTSGETLWKTERFSRQSYASPSLIKIGGQEQIVCSSSGSVDGYDAHTGKLLWTFEDIGANNSSTPLDFGEGRFLVGASPGMNDERLSDAKRSNLAMQVTAGSGDFQPSVLWRTEKAMPSFGSPMVHQGYAYWVTKAGVLFCFNAETGEQAYIERIGLTCWATPLGVDNRIYLFGKDGVTKVIAAGPEFQLLAENILFDAADPLSEMRSHRTEKPLTEEERASNRERMAERGLTFADPVQYGYAAVDGRFVIRTGAMLYCITENESEFTRLQEER; from the coding sequence ATGATGAACCTGTTTCACTCCAAGTTTTTGTTCCCGGCGCGGTGCTGCGTCATCGCCGTCGCCCTCCTGGGCGCGGCGACGGCCTGTTGCGAAGCCGAAGAACCGCCCGCTTTGTCGCCGCCTCGGTGGCCTGGTTTTCTGGGAGCGGGGGCGACGCCGTTGCATGCGAAGTCGCTGCCTTTGCACTGGTCGGCCGAACAGCATGTCGCCTGGAAAACGCCGCTGTCGGGTCAGGGCCAGTCCAGCCCCGTGATCTGGGACGACCGCATCTTCGTTACTTCGATTTCGGGAGCGCTCAAGAATGATTGCCACGTGGCGGCCGTCCGTCTGACCAGCGGCGAGCTCTTGTGGGACTATCAGACGCCTTCAGCGCAGCCTGTTCGGGCGAACTATTTCCAGAGCCGGTCGGCTCCCACCCCGGTGGTCGACGGGGAGCGTGTGTACGCCTTTTTTGAAACCGGCAAGCTGATCGCCTTGACCCATGAAGGCAAGGAAGTCTGGACCCGCGATCTGCCCGCCGAGTACGGCGAGTTTGAAGTCCGCATCGGCCTGGCAGCCTCGCTTCTGCAGACGGCCCATGCAGTCGTGGCGGTCGTCGACCACGAAGGCCCCTCCTATATTCTGGCCGTCGACAAAACCAGCGGCGAAACGCTGTGGAAGACCGAGCGTTTTAGTCGACAGAGCTATGCCTCGCCGAGTCTGATCAAAATCGGCGGCCAGGAGCAAATCGTCTGCAGCTCCAGCGGAAGCGTCGACGGTTACGACGCCCATACGGGCAAGCTACTCTGGACGTTCGAAGACATTGGAGCCAACAACTCCTCCACGCCGCTCGATTTTGGCGAGGGTCGCTTCCTGGTGGGGGCTTCGCCCGGCATGAACGACGAAAGGTTAAGCGACGCCAAGCGATCGAATCTGGCGATGCAGGTGACAGCAGGCAGCGGCGACTTCCAGCCGAGCGTGCTCTGGAGAACCGAGAAAGCGATGCCCAGCTTTGGATCGCCCATGGTCCATCAGGGCTACGCCTACTGGGTCACCAAGGCGGGCGTGCTCTTCTGCTTCAACGCGGAAACAGGGGAGCAAGCCTATATTGAGCGGATTGGGCTAACCTGCTGGGCCACCCCTTTGGGCGTCGACAACCGCATTTATCTTTTCGGCAAAGACGGCGTCACCAAGGTCATCGCCGCCGGGCCCGAGTTCCAGCTTCTGGCAGAGAACATCCTGTTCGACGCGGCGGATCCCCTGTCCGAAATGCGATCCCATCGTACAGAGAAGCCGCTCACCGAAGAGGAGCGAGCCAGCAACCGCGAACGGATGGCGGAGCGCGGACTGACCTTCGCCGATCCTGTGCAGTACGGCTACGCCGCGGTGGACGGCCGGTTTGTGATCCGCACCGGCGCGATGTTGTACTGCATTACGGAAAACGAATCGGAATTTACCCGCCTGCAGGAGGAACGTTAA